One region of Mesomycoplasma ovipneumoniae genomic DNA includes:
- a CDS encoding amidohydrolase family protein → MLYKNLRIISHSEEFFGWIELDESGTIVNLGRGNTDFEGIDCKNNILLPAFIDSHTHGGYGFSFDDFSSSDWEKNFLEYKEKLHKFEGVAAIFGATVTQSWSKIQQNSEFFSFLFKKHPYFLLNWYLEGPFISIEKKGAHDPNLIIPAKNFHFEFLAKKFAKKITVVIAPERNSAKLIDFYHKSINFAIGHSNCFNFEKDHELKNYRRFTHFFNGSSNFDHRSQSLTNLIFESKLPRNFLVELITDGLHIRNSTLKFTIKNLKKENWIAVSDSLAQKGLKDGFYNLGNLETEKKGDLFYLKNSEQIAGSGMSYLSILKNLKKNLKLSWQEIVFCSSYNVAKANNLLDYFGIIKVGQKANFVIIDDDFNLKMVVIFGQIYSHF, encoded by the coding sequence ATGTTATACAAAAATTTAAGAATTATAAGTCATTCAGAAGAATTTTTTGGCTGAATTGAGTTAGATGAGAGCGGCACTATTGTCAATTTAGGCCGTGGAAATACCGATTTTGAAGGTATTGATTGCAAAAATAACATTTTGTTACCAGCTTTTATCGATTCGCACACTCATGGTGGTTATGGTTTTTCATTTGATGATTTTTCTAGCTCAGATTGAGAAAAAAATTTTCTAGAATACAAAGAAAAATTACATAAATTTGAAGGCGTAGCAGCTATTTTTGGTGCAACAGTTACTCAATCTTGGTCTAAAATTCAACAGAACTCTGAATTTTTTAGTTTTTTATTTAAAAAACATCCATATTTTTTGCTAAATTGATATTTAGAAGGACCTTTTATTTCTATTGAAAAAAAGGGTGCTCATGATCCAAACCTAATTATTCCGGCTAAAAATTTTCATTTTGAATTTTTAGCAAAAAAATTTGCTAAAAAAATTACAGTTGTAATTGCCCCTGAAAGAAACTCGGCAAAATTAATTGATTTTTATCATAAATCAATTAATTTTGCAATTGGCCATTCAAATTGTTTTAACTTTGAAAAAGATCATGAATTAAAAAACTACCGCAGATTTACTCACTTTTTTAATGGCAGTTCTAACTTTGACCACAGAAGTCAATCACTTACTAACTTAATTTTTGAATCAAAATTACCTAGAAATTTTCTAGTTGAGCTAATTACCGACGGACTTCATATTAGAAATTCTACATTAAAATTCACAATAAAAAATCTTAAAAAGGAAAATTGAATTGCTGTTTCAGATTCACTTGCCCAAAAAGGACTTAAAGACGGATTTTATAATTTAGGAAACTTAGAAACTGAGAAAAAAGGCGATTTATTTTATTTGAAAAATTCAGAACAAATTGCAGGGAGCGGCATGAGTTATCTTAGTATTCTCAAAAATTTAAAGAAAAATCTTAAACTTTCATGACAAGAAATTGTTTTCTGCTCTTCGTATAACGTTGCAAAAGCCAACAATCTTTTAGATTATTTTGGGATAATTAAAGTAGGACAAAAGGCGAATTTTGTTATTATTGATGATGATTTTAATTTAAAAATGGTGGTAATTTTTGGACAAATTTACAGCCATTTTTAA
- a CDS encoding P110/LppT family adhesin N-terminal domain, with protein MKLLKKPFWLVSTILGSAIALSAVIGIPLGLKAYNNSYYSFLNESPTEHTLASTGSVSNEQFNTIVANLKINPNVANISAKTALAAAKSRLYQFDLSSSFDFGDLKSKNYQISFNFENAVAEGNSIKNVVVFARSEKDQITYSRQIELKGFAASDQASGDLDKFQVDESKSFIDVSRSNLLQSEFQNKLATNFQNSTSISNNFSKLESTLASSGASLSLYNSLDEPIFLDSDYSLEVVVDSKSQLSFSQKDKKLFLELNLVNKKDNKTKKLSLEIRGLIDPEEFKSTLMTWLQDHFSSNIKMKKALQEALIKDKTTLVDFLYNQKSGTNTASVIKKPVSELFEIDLSHLNPRTKFGTFELSKIEPKLLDTTKISQADQQTLLKDKKVRFEFDIDFSRQGNELAQKTSVYLDVVVDLNKYEQALGQLLGSVNSVQQFSLKNQTGSRTLSTNEITDIVDKLFELAKTTTNLENPSDEVVTNVFLLDNGRYPTSTEIAKSKEELKKVIQEAKSKANSSSTQSVNVSNFAEEGQTTTAATGSGTGDSASTTTSESAPTATPNSTPDSAKIGTNVWTTINTASIYGLNDAKVEYQIKAQEDHQLVFNFKLVSTNDESKVLASSKMVVNNVINSDKSAYDIIKKYNPSLFLDPVSLEINEKDGKVNLFDPENRRLAFQSEKARRTTSGLELTKPLKWQNTRAEATKTEATKTEATKPVATKPVASKPEASKTEATKPVVTKPEATKTVAAKPTVTPKPFSRVDSGAVYLAFSAKGISDGKQHYLLSDKDGKGIFIQKLDSSEGQKPVYVIGMDYKQLSNYVYLKQQFGSKQGKFSAFQSIFGGYAELLKTLDKQQVLVTSGISRNKTTTGSNRSTNPQLKPSSYLYDSWDGLGLFPSPTPKIFFEKTEIFVDKTTKPTVPTINDTANNVYFTQSFYSPKEETDIEKNKNLIEEDANLLLEIIKTPFSITLSLYSSNSQDPKNYKEVGDVIYNIDPSKTWNPFPNYFNLDWDQIGPAEPAPTTPKEPAPTTPKEPAPTTPKEPAPTTPKEPAPTTPKEPAPTTPKEPAPTTPKEPALESKSQSTITLKAFAVFDHPDFTNGKTSSARQEIVDAFIDAYIKK; from the coding sequence ATGAAACTATTAAAGAAGCCTTTTTGATTAGTATCAACAATTTTAGGATCAGCAATTGCATTAAGCGCTGTTATTGGGATCCCATTAGGTCTAAAAGCGTATAATAATTCTTATTATTCATTTTTAAATGAAAGTCCAACCGAGCACACACTTGCAAGTACAGGTAGTGTTTCAAACGAACAATTTAATACAATTGTCGCAAATTTAAAAATTAACCCAAATGTTGCTAATATTTCCGCAAAAACTGCTCTTGCAGCAGCCAAAAGTAGACTTTATCAATTTGACTTAAGTTCAAGTTTTGATTTTGGCGATCTAAAATCAAAAAACTATCAAATTAGTTTTAATTTTGAAAATGCGGTTGCTGAAGGTAATTCAATTAAAAATGTTGTAGTTTTTGCCCGTTCAGAAAAAGACCAAATAACTTACTCAAGACAAATTGAACTCAAAGGTTTTGCAGCTAGCGATCAAGCTAGTGGTGATCTTGATAAATTTCAAGTTGATGAATCAAAATCTTTTATTGATGTATCAAGAAGCAATCTTTTACAATCAGAATTCCAAAATAAATTAGCAACAAATTTCCAAAACTCAACAAGTATTTCCAATAATTTTTCAAAACTTGAAAGCACACTGGCTTCTTCTGGAGCTAGTCTTAGTCTTTATAATTCTTTAGATGAGCCAATTTTCTTGGATAGTGATTATAGTCTTGAAGTTGTTGTTGATTCTAAAAGTCAATTATCTTTTTCACAAAAAGATAAAAAATTATTTTTAGAACTTAATTTAGTTAATAAAAAAGATAACAAAACTAAAAAATTAAGTCTTGAAATCCGTGGTTTAATTGATCCTGAAGAGTTCAAATCAACCCTTATGACTTGACTTCAAGATCATTTTAGTTCAAACATTAAAATGAAAAAAGCTCTTCAAGAAGCGCTAATCAAAGACAAAACCACATTAGTTGATTTTTTATACAATCAAAAATCAGGAACAAATACTGCAAGTGTTATTAAAAAACCAGTTAGTGAACTTTTTGAAATTGACTTAAGCCACTTAAATCCAAGAACAAAATTTGGGACTTTTGAACTTAGCAAAATAGAACCAAAACTTTTAGATACAACCAAAATTAGCCAAGCAGATCAACAAACACTTCTTAAAGATAAAAAAGTTCGCTTTGAATTTGATATTGACTTTAGTCGTCAAGGCAACGAATTAGCACAAAAAACAAGTGTTTATCTTGATGTAGTTGTTGATTTAAATAAATACGAGCAAGCCTTAGGGCAACTTCTTGGATCAGTTAATTCAGTTCAACAATTTAGCCTTAAAAATCAAACCGGCTCACGAACACTTTCAACTAATGAAATTACGGATATAGTTGACAAACTTTTTGAGCTAGCAAAAACTACTACCAATTTAGAAAATCCTAGCGATGAAGTTGTTACAAATGTATTTTTACTTGACAATGGTAGATACCCAACAAGTACTGAAATTGCAAAATCAAAAGAAGAACTTAAAAAAGTAATACAAGAAGCTAAATCAAAAGCTAATTCAAGTAGCACACAATCTGTAAATGTTTCTAATTTTGCTGAAGAAGGACAAACTACAACTGCAGCTACTGGTTCAGGTACTGGTGATTCAGCTTCAACTACAACTTCTGAATCAGCACCTACTGCAACTCCTAATTCAACCCCTGATTCAGCAAAAATTGGGACTAATGTTTGGACAACAATAAACACAGCTTCAATTTATGGTCTTAATGATGCAAAAGTTGAATACCAAATTAAAGCTCAAGAAGATCACCAATTAGTTTTTAACTTTAAATTAGTTTCAACTAATGATGAATCAAAAGTTCTTGCTTCTTCCAAAATGGTTGTTAATAATGTTATTAATTCTGATAAATCAGCTTATGATATTATTAAAAAATATAACCCTTCCTTATTTTTAGATCCAGTTAGTTTAGAAATTAATGAAAAAGATGGTAAAGTTAATTTATTTGACCCTGAAAACAGAAGATTAGCTTTCCAATCTGAAAAAGCAAGAAGAACCACTTCTGGACTTGAGCTTACAAAACCTTTAAAATGACAAAATACTCGAGCTGAAGCGACAAAAACAGAAGCAACAAAAACTGAGGCGACTAAGCCAGTAGCAACCAAACCAGTGGCTTCAAAACCTGAAGCATCAAAAACAGAAGCCACAAAACCTGTTGTCACAAAACCAGAAGCTACAAAAACAGTAGCGGCTAAACCAACGGTGACTCCAAAACCATTTTCACGTGTTGATTCAGGTGCGGTTTATTTAGCTTTTAGCGCCAAAGGTATTTCTGATGGAAAACAACACTATCTTTTATCAGACAAAGACGGAAAAGGAATTTTTATCCAAAAACTTGATTCAAGTGAGGGTCAAAAACCGGTTTATGTCATCGGAATGGATTATAAACAGCTTTCAAATTATGTTTATTTAAAACAACAATTTGGCAGCAAACAAGGCAAATTTAGCGCATTTCAGTCAATTTTTGGTGGTTATGCTGAATTATTAAAAACTCTTGACAAACAACAAGTTCTAGTTACATCAGGAATTTCTAGAAACAAAACTACAACCGGAAGTAACCGTTCTACTAATCCGCAATTAAAACCTTCTTCATACTTGTACGATTCATGAGACGGACTTGGTTTATTCCCTAGTCCAACCCCAAAAATATTTTTTGAAAAAACCGAGATTTTTGTTGACAAAACAACCAAACCAACAGTTCCAACAATAAATGACACTGCAAATAACGTCTATTTTACCCAATCTTTTTACTCACCAAAAGAAGAAACTGATATTGAAAAAAATAAAAATTTAATTGAAGAAGATGCAAATCTTTTATTAGAAATAATAAAAACCCCTTTTTCAATAACCTTAAGTTTATATTCTTCAAACAGTCAGGATCCTAAAAATTACAAAGAAGTTGGCGATGTTATTTATAATATCGACCCTTCAAAAACTTGAAATCCTTTCCCAAACTACTTTAATTTAGATTGAGATCAAATAGGACCAGCTGAACCAGCGCCTACAACTCCAAAAGAACCAGCGCCTACAACTCCAAAAGAACCAGCGCCTACAACTCCAAAAGAACCAGCGCCTACAACTCCAAAAGAACCAGCGCCTACAACTCCAAAAGAACCAGCGCCTACAACTCCAAAAGAACCAGCGCCTACAACTCCAAAAGAACCAGCGCTTGAGAGCAAATCTCAATCTACAATTACATTAAAAGCTTTTGCTGTTTTTGATCATCCTGATTTTACAAATGGTAAAACCTCTAGTGCTCGTCAAGAAATAGTTGATGCATTTATTGACGCCTACATTAAAAAATAG